Proteins from a genomic interval of Gadus morhua chromosome 19, gadMor3.0, whole genome shotgun sequence:
- the usp6nl gene encoding USP6 N-terminal-like protein isoform X3, translating into MTRCARRSHSHTQASETEQGAAARLAQERADIVAKYDKGKEATVEPWEDIDFRLYKNIDRFGFRHAEELPSFDAVEDKQKHLELERTSKWLKMMKSWDKYKNSDKLSRRIYKGIPLQLRGEVWALLLDIPKIKEEKKDFYEKLKIRARGLSPDIRQIDLDVNRTYRDHIMFMHRYDVKQQALFHVLTAYSIYNTEVGYCQGMSQITALLLIYMNEEDAFWALVKLLSGPKHSMHGFFIPGFPKLMRFQEHHERILKKMMPKLKQHLDTQEVFTSLYTMKWFFQCFLDRTPFTLTLRIWDIYILEGERVLTAMSYTVLKLHKKHLMKLAMEELVEFLQVTLSKDFFLEDDLVIENLQTSMTELRRAKLEFPAPGKEEEYPKKPLGVLPPEPGAVVNEAVATPMANGVGSGPPPHRDPSPVPPERQPESRPPSRTRRDSMDRLMRHNKSGRREGRHRGSGGETDGGSASASAHRRSAETSVPPTPTNPTPERGATPAPPTPTSTLLQMVQAGGRGHAHAAANHNSNAASSSRQPPVGPRWVKPSETKLEAAKAAAAQEVRRSRGSSPDEASGAAGQRRPPSRGLVPGADRGSNASQYDNVPETGGPSALEVPEPDGPPSRLRTPPVESPFRTPSPRQPSPVRAPPPGSGAGSMGSLVLSPGGPQAPRMTRHHIPPPLTLTSPPGGGYHYPAGPHHAAQPAPQHQQQYPPGRQGTAPNFYPGVPDHRLGDERLYGPARPPGERGYATVQHPHPNHRHPQGLSPENNHPYATHHRYPPNGSRDPRILAPLPMDSGQPMLREGALYRQHRHNGRSATPPTHPHHHHVPHHHQPHADYSLVDRQPPPPSRPQGSEGGTGRDPHSSSGGVPRSTSFQQAQMSPLQEFVFPDVAAPHFRTPFQQQQQQRQQQQASMQQQFPALFGAPDYRHAQEAFAMQESMLL; encoded by the exons ATGACACGCTGTGCCCGGCggagtcactcacacacgcagg cgTCTGAAACGGAGCAGGGTGCGGCGGCCAGACTCGCGCAGGAACGTGCCGATATCGTCGCCAAATATGACAAG ggTAAGGAGGCCACTGTGGAACCCTGGGAGGACATAGACTTCCGCCTGTACAAAAACATCGACCGCTTTGGTTTCCGCCA tgcGGAGGAGCTACCATCCTTCGATGCGGTGGAAGACAAG caaaaGCACCTAGAGCTGGAGCGGACCTCCAAGTggctgaagatgatgaagagctGGGACAAGTACAAGAACAGTGATAAG TTGTCTCGGAGGATCTACAAGGGGATCCCTCTGCAGCTCCGGGGGGAGGTGTGGGCCCTGCTGCTCGACATCCCCAAGATCAAGGAGGAAAAGAAGGACTTCTACGag AAGCTAAAGATCAGAGCTCGAGGACTGTCGCCCGACATCCGTCAGATCGACCTGGACGTGAACCGCACCTACCGGGACCACATCATGTTCATGCACCGCTACGACGTGaa ACAGCAGGCTCTGTTCCATGTCCTTACAGCCTACTCCATTTACAACACG GAAGTGGGCTACTGTCAGGGTATGAGTCAGATCACGGCGCTGCTGTTGATCTACATGAACGAGGAGGACGCCTTCTGGGCCCTGGTCAAACTGCTCTCAGGGCCCAAGCACTCCATGCACG gGTTCTTCATACCCGGCTTCCCCAAGCTGATGCGCTTCCAGGAGCACCACGAGCGCATCCTGAAGAAGATGATGCCCAAACTCAAGCAGCATCTG GACACCCAAGAGGTGTTCACCAGTCTGTACACGATGAAATGGTTCTTCCAGTGTTTCCTGGACAGA ACACCATTCACTCTCACCCTAAGGATCTGGGACATCTACATCCTGGAGGGCGAGCGTGTGCTGACGGCCATGTCCTACACCGTCCTGAAGCTGCACAAGA aGCACTTGATGAAGCTTGCCATGGAGGAGCTGGTTGAGTTCCTGCAGGTCACTCTGTCCAAGGACTTCTTCCTGGAGGACGACCTGGTCATCGAGAATCTCCAGACCTCCATGACCGAGCTGCGGAGGGCCAAGTTGGAGTTCCCCGCGCCAG GTAAAGAGGAGGAGTACCCCAAGAAACCACTTGGGGTGCTACCCCCAGAACCAGGGGCGGTGGTGAACGAAGCCGTGGCGACCCCCATGGCCAACGGCGTGGGGTCGGGTCCCCCGCCGCACCGGGACCCCAGCCCCGTCCCCCCGGAGCGGCAGCCTGAGAGCCGGCCCCCCAGCCGGACCCGCCGGGACTCCATGGACAGGCTGATGCGCCACAACAAgtccgggaggagggagggccgcCACCGGGGGTCCGGAGGGGAGACGGACGGcggctccgcctccgcctccgcccaCAGGCGGTCGGCCGAGACGTcggtcccccccacccccaccaaccccactCCGGAGAGGGGGGCtacgcccgccccccccaccccgacctCCACGCTGCTCCAGATGGTCCAGGCCGGGGGCCGCGGCCACGCCCACGCGGCGGCCAACCACAACTCCAACGCGGCGTCCAGCTCCCGCCAGCCGCCCGTGGGCCCGCGCTGGGTCAAGCCCTCGGAGACCAAGCTGGAGGCGGccaaggcggcggcggcccAGGAGGTCCGCCGCAGCCGGGGCTCCAGCCCCGACGAGGCCTCTGGCGCGGCGGGCCAGCGGAGGCCCCCGTCGCGGGGCCTGGTCCCGGGCGCCGACCGCGGCTCCAACGCCTCGCAGTACGACAACGTCCCCGAGACGGGGGGGCCCTCCGCCCTCGAGGTGCCCGAGCCGGACGGACCCCCGTCGCGGTTGAGGACTCCCCCCGTGGAGAGCCCCTTCCGCACTCCGTCCCCCCGCCAGCCCAGCCCCGTGCGGGCGCCCCCTCCCGGCAGCGGGGCGGGGAGCATGGGCTCGCTAGTGCTGAGCCCCGGGGGGCCCCAGGCCCCCCGTATGACCAGGCACCACATCCCCCCGCCGCTGACCCTCACCAgcccgccggggggggggtaccACTACCCGGCCGGCCCCCACCACGCCGCCCAGCCTGCGccccagcatcagcagcagtaCCCCCCCGGCCGCCAGGGCACGGCGCCTAACTTCTACCCCGGGGTCCCGGACCACCGGCTCGGAGACGAGAGACTCTACGGCCCCGCCCGGCCCCCCGGGGAGCGTGGCTACGCCACGGTgcagcacccccaccccaaccaccgCCACCCACAGGGCCTGTCCCCGGAGAACAACCACCCGTACGCCACCCACCATCGGTACCCCCCCAACGGGAGCCGGGACCCCCGCATCTTAGCCCCGCTGCCCATGGACTCGGGGCAGCCCATGCTCCGGGAGGGCGCCTTGTACCGCCAGCACCGTCACAACGGGCGGTCGGCCacgccccccacacacccccaccaccaccacgtcccccaccaccaccagccccatgCGGACTACAGCCTGGTCGACCGGCAGCCGCCCCCGCCCAGTCGCCCCCAGGGGTCGGAGGGGGGGACGGGCCGAGACCCTCACTCCTCCTCGGGGGGCGTGCCCCGGTCGACCAGCTTCCAGCAGGCGCAGATGTCGCCGCTGCAGGAGTTTGTTTTCCCCGACGTGGCGGCGCCACACTTCAGGACCCcgttccagcagcagcagcagcagcggcagcagcagcaggcgtcGATGCAGCAGCAGTTCCCGGCGCTGTTTGGAGCGCCGGACTACCGCCACGCTCAGGAGGCCTTCGCCATGCAGGAGTCCATGCTGTTGTGA
- the usp6nl gene encoding USP6 N-terminal-like protein isoform X5: MTSETEQGAAARLAQERADIVAKYDKGKEATVEPWEDIDFRLYKNIDRFGFRHAEELPSFDAVEDKQKHLELERTSKWLKMMKSWDKYKNSDKLSRRIYKGIPLQLRGEVWALLLDIPKIKEEKKDFYEKLKIRARGLSPDIRQIDLDVNRTYRDHIMFMHRYDVKQQALFHVLTAYSIYNTEVGYCQGMSQITALLLIYMNEEDAFWALVKLLSGPKHSMHGFFIPGFPKLMRFQEHHERILKKMMPKLKQHLDTQEVFTSLYTMKWFFQCFLDRTPFTLTLRIWDIYILEGERVLTAMSYTVLKLHKKHLMKLAMEELVEFLQVTLSKDFFLEDDLVIENLQTSMTELRRAKLEFPAPGKEEEYPKKPLGVLPPEPGAVVNEAVATPMANGVGSGPPPHRDPSPVPPERQPESRPPSRTRRDSMDRLMRHNKSGRREGRHRGSGGETDGGSASASAHRRSAETSVPPTPTNPTPERGATPAPPTPTSTLLQMVQAGGRGHAHAAANHNSNAASSSRQPPVGPRWVKPSETKLEAAKAAAAQEVRRSRGSSPDEASGAAGQRRPPSRGLVPGADRGSNASQYDNVPETGGPSALEVPEPDGPPSRLRTPPVESPFRTPSPRQPSPVRAPPPGSGAGSMGSLVLSPGGPQAPRMTRHHIPPPLTLTSPPGGGYHYPAGPHHAAQPAPQHQQQYPPGRQGTAPNFYPGVPDHRLGDERLYGPARPPGERGYATVQHPHPNHRHPQGLSPENNHPYATHHRYPPNGSRDPRILAPLPMDSGQPMLREGALYRQHRHNGRSATPPTHPHHHHVPHHHQPHADYSLVDRQPPPPSRPQGSEGGTGRDPHSSSGGVPRSTSFQQAQMSPLQEFVFPDVAAPHFRTPFQQQQQQRQQQQASMQQQFPALFGAPDYRHAQEAFAMQESMLL, from the exons cgTCTGAAACGGAGCAGGGTGCGGCGGCCAGACTCGCGCAGGAACGTGCCGATATCGTCGCCAAATATGACAAG ggTAAGGAGGCCACTGTGGAACCCTGGGAGGACATAGACTTCCGCCTGTACAAAAACATCGACCGCTTTGGTTTCCGCCA tgcGGAGGAGCTACCATCCTTCGATGCGGTGGAAGACAAG caaaaGCACCTAGAGCTGGAGCGGACCTCCAAGTggctgaagatgatgaagagctGGGACAAGTACAAGAACAGTGATAAG TTGTCTCGGAGGATCTACAAGGGGATCCCTCTGCAGCTCCGGGGGGAGGTGTGGGCCCTGCTGCTCGACATCCCCAAGATCAAGGAGGAAAAGAAGGACTTCTACGag AAGCTAAAGATCAGAGCTCGAGGACTGTCGCCCGACATCCGTCAGATCGACCTGGACGTGAACCGCACCTACCGGGACCACATCATGTTCATGCACCGCTACGACGTGaa ACAGCAGGCTCTGTTCCATGTCCTTACAGCCTACTCCATTTACAACACG GAAGTGGGCTACTGTCAGGGTATGAGTCAGATCACGGCGCTGCTGTTGATCTACATGAACGAGGAGGACGCCTTCTGGGCCCTGGTCAAACTGCTCTCAGGGCCCAAGCACTCCATGCACG gGTTCTTCATACCCGGCTTCCCCAAGCTGATGCGCTTCCAGGAGCACCACGAGCGCATCCTGAAGAAGATGATGCCCAAACTCAAGCAGCATCTG GACACCCAAGAGGTGTTCACCAGTCTGTACACGATGAAATGGTTCTTCCAGTGTTTCCTGGACAGA ACACCATTCACTCTCACCCTAAGGATCTGGGACATCTACATCCTGGAGGGCGAGCGTGTGCTGACGGCCATGTCCTACACCGTCCTGAAGCTGCACAAGA aGCACTTGATGAAGCTTGCCATGGAGGAGCTGGTTGAGTTCCTGCAGGTCACTCTGTCCAAGGACTTCTTCCTGGAGGACGACCTGGTCATCGAGAATCTCCAGACCTCCATGACCGAGCTGCGGAGGGCCAAGTTGGAGTTCCCCGCGCCAG GTAAAGAGGAGGAGTACCCCAAGAAACCACTTGGGGTGCTACCCCCAGAACCAGGGGCGGTGGTGAACGAAGCCGTGGCGACCCCCATGGCCAACGGCGTGGGGTCGGGTCCCCCGCCGCACCGGGACCCCAGCCCCGTCCCCCCGGAGCGGCAGCCTGAGAGCCGGCCCCCCAGCCGGACCCGCCGGGACTCCATGGACAGGCTGATGCGCCACAACAAgtccgggaggagggagggccgcCACCGGGGGTCCGGAGGGGAGACGGACGGcggctccgcctccgcctccgcccaCAGGCGGTCGGCCGAGACGTcggtcccccccacccccaccaaccccactCCGGAGAGGGGGGCtacgcccgccccccccaccccgacctCCACGCTGCTCCAGATGGTCCAGGCCGGGGGCCGCGGCCACGCCCACGCGGCGGCCAACCACAACTCCAACGCGGCGTCCAGCTCCCGCCAGCCGCCCGTGGGCCCGCGCTGGGTCAAGCCCTCGGAGACCAAGCTGGAGGCGGccaaggcggcggcggcccAGGAGGTCCGCCGCAGCCGGGGCTCCAGCCCCGACGAGGCCTCTGGCGCGGCGGGCCAGCGGAGGCCCCCGTCGCGGGGCCTGGTCCCGGGCGCCGACCGCGGCTCCAACGCCTCGCAGTACGACAACGTCCCCGAGACGGGGGGGCCCTCCGCCCTCGAGGTGCCCGAGCCGGACGGACCCCCGTCGCGGTTGAGGACTCCCCCCGTGGAGAGCCCCTTCCGCACTCCGTCCCCCCGCCAGCCCAGCCCCGTGCGGGCGCCCCCTCCCGGCAGCGGGGCGGGGAGCATGGGCTCGCTAGTGCTGAGCCCCGGGGGGCCCCAGGCCCCCCGTATGACCAGGCACCACATCCCCCCGCCGCTGACCCTCACCAgcccgccggggggggggtaccACTACCCGGCCGGCCCCCACCACGCCGCCCAGCCTGCGccccagcatcagcagcagtaCCCCCCCGGCCGCCAGGGCACGGCGCCTAACTTCTACCCCGGGGTCCCGGACCACCGGCTCGGAGACGAGAGACTCTACGGCCCCGCCCGGCCCCCCGGGGAGCGTGGCTACGCCACGGTgcagcacccccaccccaaccaccgCCACCCACAGGGCCTGTCCCCGGAGAACAACCACCCGTACGCCACCCACCATCGGTACCCCCCCAACGGGAGCCGGGACCCCCGCATCTTAGCCCCGCTGCCCATGGACTCGGGGCAGCCCATGCTCCGGGAGGGCGCCTTGTACCGCCAGCACCGTCACAACGGGCGGTCGGCCacgccccccacacacccccaccaccaccacgtcccccaccaccaccagccccatgCGGACTACAGCCTGGTCGACCGGCAGCCGCCCCCGCCCAGTCGCCCCCAGGGGTCGGAGGGGGGGACGGGCCGAGACCCTCACTCCTCCTCGGGGGGCGTGCCCCGGTCGACCAGCTTCCAGCAGGCGCAGATGTCGCCGCTGCAGGAGTTTGTTTTCCCCGACGTGGCGGCGCCACACTTCAGGACCCcgttccagcagcagcagcagcagcggcagcagcagcaggcgtcGATGCAGCAGCAGTTCCCGGCGCTGTTTGGAGCGCCGGACTACCGCCACGCTCAGGAGGCCTTCGCCATGCAGGAGTCCATGCTGTTGTGA
- the usp6nl gene encoding USP6 N-terminal-like protein isoform X2, whose product MRTKVLGDPAHPLVRLKRASETEQGAAARLAQERADIVAKYDKGKEATVEPWEDIDFRLYKNIDRFGFRHAEELPSFDAVEDKQKHLELERTSKWLKMMKSWDKYKNSDKLSRRIYKGIPLQLRGEVWALLLDIPKIKEEKKDFYEKLKIRARGLSPDIRQIDLDVNRTYRDHIMFMHRYDVKQQALFHVLTAYSIYNTEVGYCQGMSQITALLLIYMNEEDAFWALVKLLSGPKHSMHGFFIPGFPKLMRFQEHHERILKKMMPKLKQHLDTQEVFTSLYTMKWFFQCFLDRTPFTLTLRIWDIYILEGERVLTAMSYTVLKLHKKHLMKLAMEELVEFLQVTLSKDFFLEDDLVIENLQTSMTELRRAKLEFPAPGKEEEYPKKPLGVLPPEPGAVVNEAVATPMANGVGSGPPPHRDPSPVPPERQPESRPPSRTRRDSMDRLMRHNKSGRREGRHRGSGGETDGGSASASAHRRSAETSVPPTPTNPTPERGATPAPPTPTSTLLQMVQAGGRGHAHAAANHNSNAASSSRQPPVGPRWVKPSETKLEAAKAAAAQEVRRSRGSSPDEASGAAGQRRPPSRGLVPGADRGSNASQYDNVPETGGPSALEVPEPDGPPSRLRTPPVESPFRTPSPRQPSPVRAPPPGSGAGSMGSLVLSPGGPQAPRMTRHHIPPPLTLTSPPGGGYHYPAGPHHAAQPAPQHQQQYPPGRQGTAPNFYPGVPDHRLGDERLYGPARPPGERGYATVQHPHPNHRHPQGLSPENNHPYATHHRYPPNGSRDPRILAPLPMDSGQPMLREGALYRQHRHNGRSATPPTHPHHHHVPHHHQPHADYSLVDRQPPPPSRPQGSEGGTGRDPHSSSGGVPRSTSFQQAQMSPLQEFVFPDVAAPHFRTPFQQQQQQRQQQQASMQQQFPALFGAPDYRHAQEAFAMQESMLL is encoded by the exons ATGCGGACCAAAGTTCTGGGCGACCCGGCGCATCCGCTCGTCAGGCTGAAAAGAG cgTCTGAAACGGAGCAGGGTGCGGCGGCCAGACTCGCGCAGGAACGTGCCGATATCGTCGCCAAATATGACAAG ggTAAGGAGGCCACTGTGGAACCCTGGGAGGACATAGACTTCCGCCTGTACAAAAACATCGACCGCTTTGGTTTCCGCCA tgcGGAGGAGCTACCATCCTTCGATGCGGTGGAAGACAAG caaaaGCACCTAGAGCTGGAGCGGACCTCCAAGTggctgaagatgatgaagagctGGGACAAGTACAAGAACAGTGATAAG TTGTCTCGGAGGATCTACAAGGGGATCCCTCTGCAGCTCCGGGGGGAGGTGTGGGCCCTGCTGCTCGACATCCCCAAGATCAAGGAGGAAAAGAAGGACTTCTACGag AAGCTAAAGATCAGAGCTCGAGGACTGTCGCCCGACATCCGTCAGATCGACCTGGACGTGAACCGCACCTACCGGGACCACATCATGTTCATGCACCGCTACGACGTGaa ACAGCAGGCTCTGTTCCATGTCCTTACAGCCTACTCCATTTACAACACG GAAGTGGGCTACTGTCAGGGTATGAGTCAGATCACGGCGCTGCTGTTGATCTACATGAACGAGGAGGACGCCTTCTGGGCCCTGGTCAAACTGCTCTCAGGGCCCAAGCACTCCATGCACG gGTTCTTCATACCCGGCTTCCCCAAGCTGATGCGCTTCCAGGAGCACCACGAGCGCATCCTGAAGAAGATGATGCCCAAACTCAAGCAGCATCTG GACACCCAAGAGGTGTTCACCAGTCTGTACACGATGAAATGGTTCTTCCAGTGTTTCCTGGACAGA ACACCATTCACTCTCACCCTAAGGATCTGGGACATCTACATCCTGGAGGGCGAGCGTGTGCTGACGGCCATGTCCTACACCGTCCTGAAGCTGCACAAGA aGCACTTGATGAAGCTTGCCATGGAGGAGCTGGTTGAGTTCCTGCAGGTCACTCTGTCCAAGGACTTCTTCCTGGAGGACGACCTGGTCATCGAGAATCTCCAGACCTCCATGACCGAGCTGCGGAGGGCCAAGTTGGAGTTCCCCGCGCCAG GTAAAGAGGAGGAGTACCCCAAGAAACCACTTGGGGTGCTACCCCCAGAACCAGGGGCGGTGGTGAACGAAGCCGTGGCGACCCCCATGGCCAACGGCGTGGGGTCGGGTCCCCCGCCGCACCGGGACCCCAGCCCCGTCCCCCCGGAGCGGCAGCCTGAGAGCCGGCCCCCCAGCCGGACCCGCCGGGACTCCATGGACAGGCTGATGCGCCACAACAAgtccgggaggagggagggccgcCACCGGGGGTCCGGAGGGGAGACGGACGGcggctccgcctccgcctccgcccaCAGGCGGTCGGCCGAGACGTcggtcccccccacccccaccaaccccactCCGGAGAGGGGGGCtacgcccgccccccccaccccgacctCCACGCTGCTCCAGATGGTCCAGGCCGGGGGCCGCGGCCACGCCCACGCGGCGGCCAACCACAACTCCAACGCGGCGTCCAGCTCCCGCCAGCCGCCCGTGGGCCCGCGCTGGGTCAAGCCCTCGGAGACCAAGCTGGAGGCGGccaaggcggcggcggcccAGGAGGTCCGCCGCAGCCGGGGCTCCAGCCCCGACGAGGCCTCTGGCGCGGCGGGCCAGCGGAGGCCCCCGTCGCGGGGCCTGGTCCCGGGCGCCGACCGCGGCTCCAACGCCTCGCAGTACGACAACGTCCCCGAGACGGGGGGGCCCTCCGCCCTCGAGGTGCCCGAGCCGGACGGACCCCCGTCGCGGTTGAGGACTCCCCCCGTGGAGAGCCCCTTCCGCACTCCGTCCCCCCGCCAGCCCAGCCCCGTGCGGGCGCCCCCTCCCGGCAGCGGGGCGGGGAGCATGGGCTCGCTAGTGCTGAGCCCCGGGGGGCCCCAGGCCCCCCGTATGACCAGGCACCACATCCCCCCGCCGCTGACCCTCACCAgcccgccggggggggggtaccACTACCCGGCCGGCCCCCACCACGCCGCCCAGCCTGCGccccagcatcagcagcagtaCCCCCCCGGCCGCCAGGGCACGGCGCCTAACTTCTACCCCGGGGTCCCGGACCACCGGCTCGGAGACGAGAGACTCTACGGCCCCGCCCGGCCCCCCGGGGAGCGTGGCTACGCCACGGTgcagcacccccaccccaaccaccgCCACCCACAGGGCCTGTCCCCGGAGAACAACCACCCGTACGCCACCCACCATCGGTACCCCCCCAACGGGAGCCGGGACCCCCGCATCTTAGCCCCGCTGCCCATGGACTCGGGGCAGCCCATGCTCCGGGAGGGCGCCTTGTACCGCCAGCACCGTCACAACGGGCGGTCGGCCacgccccccacacacccccaccaccaccacgtcccccaccaccaccagccccatgCGGACTACAGCCTGGTCGACCGGCAGCCGCCCCCGCCCAGTCGCCCCCAGGGGTCGGAGGGGGGGACGGGCCGAGACCCTCACTCCTCCTCGGGGGGCGTGCCCCGGTCGACCAGCTTCCAGCAGGCGCAGATGTCGCCGCTGCAGGAGTTTGTTTTCCCCGACGTGGCGGCGCCACACTTCAGGACCCcgttccagcagcagcagcagcagcggcagcagcagcaggcgtcGATGCAGCAGCAGTTCCCGGCGCTGTTTGGAGCGCCGGACTACCGCCACGCTCAGGAGGCCTTCGCCATGCAGGAGTCCATGCTGTTGTGA